A region from the Rufibacter sp. DG15C genome encodes:
- a CDS encoding sulfite exporter TauE/SafE family protein, with protein sequence MEILGYLAALLIDVSLGLIGGGGSILTVPALVYLLGLNPVISTAYSLFIVGLTSLVGSYRFYKQGLVSLKTALVFGLPSIAAVYATRRYIVPAIPESIFTVGGWEVTKGILLMLLFAGLMVFASISMISQNRKVNGDVTIDENLDHDLLMENSNTELHPKPKFNYAGILAEGALVGTLTGLVGAGGGFLIIPALVLFSKLDMKMAVGTSLLIIAAKSLFGFMGDVANYEMDWAFLGVFSSLSIVGIFIGSYFSAKIHADKLKTGFGWFVLVMGVYIIVKELFF encoded by the coding sequence ATGGAAATACTTGGATATCTGGCGGCACTGCTCATTGACGTTTCACTGGGTTTAATTGGCGGCGGCGGGTCTATCTTGACGGTGCCGGCGCTGGTGTATTTGTTGGGCTTGAACCCTGTTATTTCCACCGCCTACTCGCTTTTCATTGTGGGCTTAACCAGTTTGGTGGGTAGTTACCGTTTTTACAAACAGGGCTTGGTTAGCTTGAAAACGGCGCTGGTGTTTGGTCTGCCGTCCATTGCGGCCGTGTATGCCACCCGCCGCTACATTGTGCCCGCCATCCCAGAAAGTATCTTCACGGTAGGTGGGTGGGAAGTCACCAAAGGCATCTTGCTCATGCTTCTGTTCGCTGGCTTGATGGTCTTCGCCTCCATCAGCATGATTAGCCAAAACCGCAAGGTGAACGGCGACGTGACCATAGACGAAAACCTGGACCATGACCTTCTTATGGAGAACAGCAACACAGAACTTCACCCAAAACCCAAGTTCAACTACGCTGGCATTTTAGCCGAAGGCGCGCTTGTAGGTACTCTCACTGGTTTGGTGGGCGCCGGCGGGGGCTTTTTGATCATCCCGGCGCTGGTGCTGTTCTCCAAGCTGGACATGAAGATGGCGGTGGGCACGTCATTGCTCATCATCGCGGCCAAGTCCCTCTTCGGGTTTATGGGTGACGTGGCCAACTATGAGATGGATTGGGCCTTCCTGGGCGTCTTCTCCTCGCTTTCCATCGTGGGCATTTTCATCGGGTCCTACTTCTCGGCCAAGATCCACGCTGATAAGTTGAAGACCGGGTTTGGGTGGTTCGTGCTGGTGATGGGCGTGTATATCATCGTGAAAGAGCTTTTCTTTTAA
- a CDS encoding YeeE/YedE family protein, whose product MLETLSQPWPWYVSGAVIALIMVIMLFFGKSFGFSSNLRVICAACGAGKHLPFFDYNWKAQRWNLLFLLGAIIGGWLSATFLSNGEAVRISEATIQDLQQLGFAAPQGMQPEELFGRESLFSFKTIALLLGGGFLIGFGSRYAGGCTSGHAISGLSNLQWPSLVAVIGFFIGGLIMTFLLYPLIF is encoded by the coding sequence ATGTTAGAAACACTCAGTCAGCCCTGGCCCTGGTACGTGTCTGGGGCGGTGATCGCCTTGATCATGGTTATCATGCTTTTCTTCGGGAAGTCCTTTGGATTTTCCTCTAACCTGCGGGTGATCTGTGCGGCCTGCGGGGCGGGCAAGCATTTACCGTTCTTTGACTATAACTGGAAAGCCCAGCGTTGGAACCTTCTTTTCCTGCTTGGTGCCATCATAGGGGGCTGGCTTTCGGCCACGTTTTTATCCAACGGAGAGGCGGTCCGGATTTCTGAGGCCACCATTCAGGACTTGCAGCAACTGGGATTCGCGGCACCGCAGGGCATGCAACCCGAGGAGCTGTTTGGGAGGGAATCGCTCTTCAGTTTCAAGACCATTGCACTCTTATTGGGCGGTGGCTTCTTGATTGGGTTTGGTTCACGGTACGCGGGGGGGTGCACCTCTGGGCATGCCATCAGTGGCTTGTCTAACCTGCAGTGGCCATCACTGGTGGCGGTGATTGGGTTCTTCATTGGGGGCCTAATCATGACGTTCCTGTTGTACCCGCTTATTTTCTAG
- a CDS encoding DUF6691 family protein gives MKGFKFILTGILFGVVMSKSEAISWYRIQEMFRFQAFHMYGIIGTAVVLGVIAVYLIKKYNLRDYQGNPIIFTPKEKSVTRYLLGGILFGLGWALVGACPGPLFVNLGYAYWPVLLAILGAVAGTFVYGVLQDKLPH, from the coding sequence ATGAAAGGATTCAAATTCATATTGACGGGGATTCTCTTCGGGGTGGTGATGAGCAAGTCTGAGGCCATCTCATGGTACCGCATCCAGGAGATGTTCCGGTTCCAGGCATTCCATATGTACGGTATCATTGGCACGGCCGTGGTGCTGGGCGTGATAGCCGTGTACCTCATCAAAAAATACAACCTGCGCGACTACCAGGGCAACCCCATTATTTTTACGCCTAAAGAAAAGTCAGTGACCAGGTACTTGCTGGGGGGCATCCTCTTCGGGTTGGGTTGGGCGCTGGTGGGGGCTTGCCCTGGGCCGTTGTTCGTGAACCTGGGCTACGCCTACTGGCCTGTCTTGCTGGCTATCTTGGGCGCCGTTGCCGGCACCTTTGTCTATGGCGTACTTCAGGATAAATTGCCGCATTAA
- a CDS encoding MFS transporter, with protein sequence MSILPETKLGLKENAAQFWLLVLVNGFVGAMVGLERSVIPEFAETEFHLSGHTALLSFIVAFGVAKSLANLMMGRLAKRYSRKQLLTLGWLFALPVPWLLFYAQTWGWVVIANVLLGLNQGLAWSSTVVMKIDLVGEKNRGLAMGINEFAGYLAVGLVAFLAGYIASRSGHVTYAFLPGIGFSILGLLLTVFLVKDTQSHANTEAVQTKIPLLSNIWKDTTWRHGNLGSVTLNGFVNNLNDGILWGLLPILLATKGYSLAETGLLAGIYPVVWGLGQLVTGKLGDVFCKKQLLTLGMVLQGLAIALLLFADAIPVLITALVLLGAGTALVYPNFLAVVAENTHPTQRPQSLGIFRFWRDFGYVAGALAAGVFSDLLSLETVLLGTALLTLAAGISSEVRMCCTKKRLWSSAVCEPALYTRSN encoded by the coding sequence ATGAGCATTCTTCCGGAAACAAAGCTTGGACTGAAAGAAAACGCGGCGCAGTTCTGGCTATTGGTGCTGGTCAATGGGTTTGTGGGCGCCATGGTGGGTCTGGAAAGGTCCGTGATTCCGGAGTTCGCAGAGACTGAATTCCACCTGAGCGGGCATACGGCGCTGCTGTCCTTTATTGTGGCGTTTGGGGTGGCTAAGTCGTTGGCCAACCTCATGATGGGGCGACTGGCCAAACGCTACAGCCGCAAGCAGTTATTGACCCTGGGTTGGCTGTTTGCCTTGCCGGTGCCGTGGCTGCTGTTTTACGCGCAGACTTGGGGCTGGGTCGTCATTGCTAATGTGTTGCTGGGCTTAAACCAGGGCTTGGCCTGGTCCTCAACGGTGGTCATGAAAATTGACTTGGTAGGCGAAAAGAACCGAGGGCTGGCCATGGGCATCAATGAGTTTGCCGGCTACCTGGCGGTGGGGCTTGTAGCGTTTCTGGCGGGCTACATTGCCTCTCGCTCCGGTCACGTGACGTATGCGTTTCTGCCGGGCATCGGGTTTTCTATCTTAGGGTTGCTGCTCACTGTTTTTCTGGTCAAGGACACTCAATCGCATGCCAACACAGAGGCGGTGCAGACCAAGATTCCGCTCCTTTCTAACATCTGGAAAGACACTACCTGGCGGCATGGCAACCTAGGATCGGTGACCTTGAACGGCTTCGTCAATAATCTCAACGACGGCATCCTGTGGGGCTTGCTACCGATCCTCCTGGCCACCAAAGGCTATTCCTTGGCAGAGACTGGACTCTTGGCCGGTATTTATCCGGTGGTTTGGGGCCTGGGGCAGCTGGTGACGGGAAAGTTAGGCGATGTCTTCTGCAAAAAGCAGTTGCTCACCTTGGGCATGGTCTTGCAGGGACTTGCCATAGCGTTGTTGCTTTTTGCCGATGCCATCCCGGTATTGATTACTGCCTTGGTCCTTTTGGGGGCGGGAACGGCGCTGGTGTATCCTAATTTCTTGGCGGTGGTGGCAGAGAACACCCATCCAACCCAGAGGCCGCAGAGCCTGGGCATCTTCCGGTTCTGGCGCGACTTCGGGTATGTGGCGGGGGCCTTGGCGGCGGGCGTATTCAGTGATTTGCTTAGCTTAGAGACGGTGCTGCTGGGTACGGCCCTACTGACCTTGGCCGCGGGGATTTCTTCTGAGGTCCGCATGTGCTGCACCAAAAAAAGATTATGGTCAAGCGCTGTATGCGAACCAGCCCTATACACCCGTTCTAACTAA
- a CDS encoding TlpA family protein disulfide reductase encodes MNKERFSFKNIPGWAIMLAVFGLLYATGLHTEVLGQAQRLLLATGLKNADVHVVATSTPATLASSAVPMAGPGFQMKDLDGKKVSFESLRGKVIFLNIWATWCPPCIAEMPNIQSLYEKVGSDKIAFVMLSVDQKSSEKVKKFITKKGFTFPVYMPASQLPEEFSSPAIPTTYIISPEGQIVAQQNGMAEYDTPEVRDFLQKLAK; translated from the coding sequence TTGAACAAAGAAAGATTTTCATTTAAGAACATACCCGGCTGGGCCATCATGCTGGCCGTTTTTGGCCTGCTGTACGCCACTGGCCTGCATACCGAAGTCCTTGGCCAGGCCCAACGCCTATTGCTAGCTACTGGTCTCAAGAATGCCGATGTACATGTTGTTGCTACAAGTACTCCGGCTACGCTTGCCTCGTCAGCTGTCCCCATGGCAGGGCCTGGCTTCCAAATGAAGGATTTAGACGGCAAAAAGGTGTCTTTTGAGTCTTTAAGGGGCAAGGTCATCTTCTTGAATATTTGGGCCACCTGGTGCCCGCCGTGCATCGCGGAGATGCCCAATATCCAAAGCCTGTATGAGAAAGTGGGATCAGATAAGATTGCGTTTGTGATGCTGTCTGTAGACCAGAAAAGCAGCGAGAAGGTAAAGAAGTTCATCACCAAGAAAGGCTTCACGTTCCCGGTGTACATGCCCGCCAGCCAACTGCCCGAAGAGTTTAGCAGTCCAGCCATCCCAACCACCTACATTATTTCACCCGAAGGCCAGATTGTAGCCCAGCAAAACGGCATGGCAGAGTATGACACGCCAGAGGTGCGCGACTTCTTGCAGAAGCTGGCTAAGTAA
- a CDS encoding universal stress protein, with protein sequence METILCLVDFTPISDHAARYAADLAHKIEAKLVLFHNIFEPTGTDFIAYGGTPYAVPVRDENIRQAQLDRLNTLKEMLQGLTSELPQVQYDSEIRFGLVRETIAQVAQEVQADLIVLGNEGRKGMKDIFIGSVEADVLECAPCPVLIVSPNSPFKPLEKIVFATDLKGEPFTEVSFVIKLAALFEAELLFLHIQNDELLDSAPLAQADLDLIKKRLPYPKASFYNEVSPHIEEGINRFCLQHQADMLVMGFHPSSFWKHLFLQDHAAKVAQHTQLPLLVIHYKH encoded by the coding sequence ATGGAAACGATTCTGTGTTTAGTTGATTTTACCCCCATCTCTGACCACGCGGCCCGGTATGCAGCTGACTTAGCCCATAAAATTGAGGCGAAGTTGGTGCTGTTCCATAACATATTTGAGCCGACGGGCACAGATTTCATCGCGTATGGAGGTACTCCCTATGCAGTTCCCGTTCGGGATGAGAACATACGGCAGGCCCAGCTAGACCGCCTGAACACCCTCAAAGAAATGTTACAGGGCTTAACTTCTGAGCTGCCCCAGGTTCAATATGATTCTGAAATACGGTTTGGGTTGGTACGGGAAACCATTGCCCAGGTAGCCCAGGAAGTACAGGCAGATCTTATCGTCCTCGGCAATGAAGGCAGAAAGGGAATGAAAGACATTTTTATTGGCTCTGTAGAGGCCGACGTGCTGGAGTGCGCCCCTTGCCCGGTTTTGATTGTGTCACCCAATTCGCCTTTCAAGCCACTAGAGAAAATTGTCTTTGCCACAGACTTGAAGGGCGAACCCTTCACAGAGGTGAGCTTTGTGATAAAACTGGCCGCCTTGTTTGAAGCAGAACTCCTCTTCTTACATATTCAAAACGACGAACTGCTAGACTCTGCGCCCCTGGCCCAAGCCGACCTGGACTTGATCAAGAAGCGGCTCCCATATCCAAAGGCATCGTTTTACAACGAGGTCAGCCCTCATATAGAGGAAGGCATAAATAGATTCTGCCTCCAGCACCAAGCAGACATGCTGGTGATGGGGTTTCATCCAAGCTCCTTCTGGAAGCACCTGTTCCTGCAAGACCACGCTGCCAAAGTGGCCCAGCATACGCAACTGCCTTTATTAGTCATTCATTACAAGCACTAG
- a CDS encoding PQQ-dependent sugar dehydrogenase: MALTATGACSQKTITADPVTSECTPLETRQPNAPDQKPTFAGQTRACGMTSTSAYQVEVLAKGLDKPWAVEPLPDGNLLVTEKPGRMRVISATGAMGEPLTGLPEVVAGGQAGLLDVALSPTFATDRTIYWSFSEPRSGGNGTAVARGVLSQDNKSLTQVKVILSTKPTYNNTMHFGSRLAFGPEGMLYVTMGERSSLETRPQAQHMNSHLGKILRITPDGAPAPGNPFIGQSGALPEIWTVGHRNVQSSAFDMQGKLWIVEMGPQGGDELNLIEKGKNYGWPLVTFGEEYSGQPVPNAVTAKEGYESPVYYWDPVIAPSGAQFYTGSAFPEWQGNLFVGNMKDKRLIRLKIENGKVTGEEHLLADRGQRVRDVKQGPDGALYIVTDQSNGELWKVSPKR; the protein is encoded by the coding sequence TTGGCACTTACCGCCACGGGTGCCTGTAGCCAAAAGACCATAACGGCAGACCCAGTTACTAGCGAGTGCACGCCCTTAGAGACCCGCCAACCCAACGCGCCAGACCAGAAACCTACCTTTGCCGGACAGACCAGGGCATGCGGCATGACGTCTACCAGCGCCTATCAGGTAGAGGTATTGGCAAAAGGATTAGACAAACCTTGGGCGGTTGAGCCCCTGCCAGACGGTAATCTACTGGTGACAGAAAAACCAGGCAGAATGAGGGTGATATCTGCTACAGGTGCTATGGGCGAGCCTCTGACGGGTTTGCCAGAAGTGGTGGCCGGCGGCCAGGCAGGATTATTGGATGTGGCGCTTAGCCCCACGTTTGCCACAGACAGAACCATTTACTGGAGCTTTTCTGAACCGCGCTCCGGGGGCAACGGAACGGCCGTGGCCCGCGGCGTATTGTCACAAGACAACAAAAGCTTGACCCAGGTAAAAGTCATTCTCAGCACCAAACCAACCTATAACAACACCATGCACTTTGGGTCCAGGTTAGCCTTTGGGCCAGAAGGTATGCTGTACGTGACCATGGGCGAACGCTCCAGCCTAGAAACCCGTCCGCAAGCCCAGCACATGAACAGCCATTTGGGCAAGATTTTGCGCATCACTCCAGATGGTGCCCCCGCGCCCGGTAATCCGTTCATCGGCCAGTCTGGCGCCTTGCCTGAAATATGGACTGTGGGCCATAGAAATGTCCAGTCATCTGCATTTGACATGCAAGGCAAATTGTGGATAGTAGAGATGGGACCGCAAGGCGGTGATGAACTGAACCTGATTGAGAAAGGTAAAAATTACGGCTGGCCGCTGGTAACCTTCGGGGAGGAATATTCTGGCCAGCCCGTTCCCAATGCCGTGACCGCCAAGGAAGGGTATGAGTCGCCGGTATATTATTGGGACCCTGTGATCGCCCCTTCTGGCGCGCAGTTCTATACAGGTTCTGCTTTCCCAGAGTGGCAAGGCAACCTCTTTGTGGGCAACATGAAAGACAAGCGATTGATCCGTCTTAAAATTGAAAATGGAAAGGTCACCGGCGAGGAGCATTTGCTGGCAGACCGCGGCCAACGCGTGCGTGACGTGAAACAAGGACCAGACGGCGCGCTCTACATTGTCACGGACCAAAGCAACGGCGAACTCTGGAAAGTCTCCCCTAAACGCTAG
- a CDS encoding DUF5777 family beta-barrel protein: MVKRYLFLSFLWAVVACPAFAQDDLWKLAQSQDSTQSEFTSATFKAVRLLNGHTVETNKAGVLLFLIAHRFGTLNSGAYELWGLDQATIRLGLEYGLNDRFTAGVGRSSLEKTYDGFLKYKLLRQKETGMPVTVTLFTSTAIKTLKWTEPNVEEQFKYRLTYTFQALLARKLTERVSLQLAPTMVHRNLVPLAQDENNVYAMGAGGRFKINKRTTFNAEYFYLLPGQTADQFRNCLSLGVDIETGGHVFQLMATNAQGMIEQFFIPRNPGSWNNGDIYFGFNISRVFQVKTAKTE, translated from the coding sequence ATGGTAAAACGATATCTATTCCTGAGTTTTCTGTGGGCGGTAGTGGCTTGCCCGGCTTTCGCGCAAGATGATCTATGGAAGCTTGCCCAAAGCCAGGACAGCACCCAATCTGAGTTTACCAGTGCCACTTTTAAAGCGGTAAGACTGCTCAATGGCCACACCGTAGAAACCAACAAAGCAGGGGTGTTGCTCTTCTTGATTGCACACCGTTTTGGCACCCTAAACAGTGGAGCCTATGAGTTGTGGGGATTGGATCAGGCCACCATTCGGTTGGGTTTGGAATATGGCCTTAATGATAGGTTCACCGCGGGCGTTGGACGCAGTTCTCTGGAGAAGACCTATGATGGGTTCTTGAAATACAAGCTGCTGCGGCAGAAGGAGACGGGCATGCCGGTTACCGTCACGCTGTTCACCAGCACCGCCATCAAAACCCTGAAGTGGACTGAACCCAACGTAGAAGAACAATTCAAATACCGGTTAACCTACACGTTTCAGGCATTGTTAGCCCGTAAACTTACAGAGCGGGTATCGTTACAGCTGGCCCCCACCATGGTGCACAGAAACTTGGTACCCTTGGCACAAGACGAAAACAACGTGTATGCGATGGGCGCAGGCGGCCGGTTCAAAATCAACAAGCGCACTACCTTTAACGCAGAGTACTTTTACCTTTTGCCCGGCCAGACCGCTGACCAATTCAGGAATTGCCTTTCGTTAGGAGTAGACATTGAAACCGGCGGCCACGTCTTCCAATTAATGGCGACCAATGCCCAAGGCATGATTGAACAGTTTTTCATCCCTAGAAACCCCGGAAGCTGGAACAACGGAGACATCTACTTCGGCTTTAATATTTCCAGGGTCTTTCAGGTGAAGACTGCCAAAACAGAATAA
- a CDS encoding YceI family protein, producing MTLSSSFYRSGLLLGFCLLSSFVPQAQGKFFTKTGYISFYSKAPLEDIEAHNRQVVSFLDTSTGDLVFSVPMTAFQFKKALMQEHFNENYVESHKYPKATFKGKILNIKDIDFSQDRLYSLQLEGILTIHGVARLLRTNATLDVKGQQMQGRANFSVTPQEFNIEIPALVKDNIAKRIDISVQMLYKPYQDKTL from the coding sequence ATGACCCTATCAAGTAGTTTTTACAGAAGCGGATTGTTACTGGGCTTTTGTTTGCTCAGCAGCTTTGTCCCGCAAGCCCAAGGCAAGTTTTTCACCAAGACGGGCTACATCTCCTTTTACTCCAAAGCTCCTTTAGAAGACATTGAGGCCCATAACCGGCAAGTAGTATCCTTTTTGGATACAAGCACTGGTGACCTGGTTTTCTCAGTGCCCATGACGGCGTTCCAGTTTAAGAAGGCCTTGATGCAGGAGCACTTCAATGAAAACTATGTAGAGTCGCACAAGTACCCAAAAGCCACCTTCAAAGGCAAAATCCTCAATATAAAGGACATAGACTTCAGCCAGGACAGGCTGTATTCCTTGCAATTGGAAGGCATCCTAACCATTCACGGCGTTGCCAGGCTCCTCAGGACCAATGCCACGCTAGACGTCAAAGGCCAGCAGATGCAGGGCAGGGCTAATTTTTCTGTTACGCCGCAGGAGTTCAACATTGAGATACCTGCACTGGTCAAAGATAACATTGCCAAACGCATAGACATTAGTGTGCAGATGTTGTACAAACCCTACCAAGATAAAACGCTCTAA
- a CDS encoding cytochrome c has product MKTSTHHLFVLLLALGASLVTSCSSDSAEDQDPQPNPDPQDQQCVTTGITYTNTILSLMNANCNSCHSTALATDGVVLDTYAGVKAQASTGKLMGVITHAPGFPPMPNGGAKLSDCNIAKIKKWVDDGAPNN; this is encoded by the coding sequence ATGAAGACATCTACCCACCACCTATTTGTCCTGTTGTTGGCATTAGGCGCCAGCCTGGTGACGTCCTGCTCCAGTGACAGTGCCGAAGACCAAGACCCGCAACCCAACCCAGACCCGCAGGACCAACAATGCGTCACTACAGGAATTACCTACACCAACACCATCTTGAGTTTGATGAACGCCAATTGTAACAGCTGCCACAGCACAGCACTAGCCACAGATGGCGTGGTGCTAGATACGTACGCAGGCGTTAAAGCGCAGGCCAGCACCGGTAAGCTAATGGGCGTCATTACGCACGCACCTGGTTTTCCGCCAATGCCCAACGGCGGGGCCAAGCTCTCTGACTGCAACATAGCCAAAATCAAGAAATGGGTAGATGACGGTGCCCCTAACAACTAA
- a CDS encoding CHRD domain-containing protein — MKTSKYVFHLVFSLMIVGAFSINACSDDDDDDDDDMPQQNKVEMRMATLSGRQEVPANSSPGTGTITGSYNKDTNVLDYTLTFSGLTSATTMAHFHKGAVGVSGPPVVNISETAFTSPVTKQAVLTDAQEADLLAGLWYVNVHTTTYPGGEIRAQITMAGATATTGSAGSTTTGTTTGY, encoded by the coding sequence ATGAAAACCTCAAAATATGTCTTCCATTTAGTCTTCAGTCTCATGATTGTAGGCGCCTTTTCCATCAACGCATGCAGCGATGACGATGACGACGATGATGATGACATGCCCCAACAAAACAAGGTAGAAATGCGGATGGCTACGCTTTCTGGTAGGCAGGAAGTTCCAGCCAATTCGTCTCCCGGAACTGGGACCATCACAGGCTCCTATAACAAGGACACTAACGTGCTGGACTACACCCTTACTTTTTCTGGATTGACCTCTGCTACTACCATGGCCCACTTCCACAAAGGGGCGGTAGGCGTTTCTGGTCCTCCGGTGGTGAACATCAGTGAGACGGCTTTCACCAGCCCTGTCACCAAACAGGCAGTCTTGACAGATGCGCAGGAAGCAGATTTGTTGGCGGGCCTTTGGTATGTAAACGTGCATACCACTACATACCCCGGCGGCGAGATACGGGCACAAATCACCATGGCTGGTGCAACCGCTACCACTGGCAGCGCCGGTTCTACTACCACGGGCACCACTACCGGATACTAG
- a CDS encoding RNA polymerase sigma factor translates to MSICVRYTKDAEEAKEVLNDGFMKVFTRLKQYDATKPFKGWLRRIMINTALDNYRHNLKHYHAIDLESAAPTADSYDVLQQINYEYLIGLVQQLSPGYRTVFNMYVIDGYTHEEIAEILGITAGASKSNLFKARANLREMLKRNRVDEYKQYV, encoded by the coding sequence ATGAGTATTTGCGTCCGGTATACCAAAGATGCAGAAGAAGCGAAAGAGGTCCTGAATGACGGTTTTATGAAAGTGTTCACCAGACTTAAGCAGTACGACGCTACCAAGCCTTTTAAAGGGTGGCTCCGCCGGATTATGATCAATACAGCGCTGGACAATTACCGCCATAACCTCAAACACTACCACGCCATAGACCTGGAGTCTGCGGCCCCCACCGCAGATTCTTATGACGTGCTGCAGCAGATCAACTATGAGTACCTCATTGGGTTGGTGCAACAGCTGTCGCCGGGCTATAGAACCGTGTTCAATATGTATGTGATAGACGGCTACACCCATGAAGAGATAGCCGAAATCCTGGGAATAACCGCAGGTGCCTCAAAGTCTAACTTGTTTAAGGCCAGAGCCAATTTACGGGAGATGTTAAAAAGAAATAGGGTAGATGAATACAAACAATATGTCTGA